One region of Trachemys scripta elegans isolate TJP31775 chromosome 8, CAS_Tse_1.0, whole genome shotgun sequence genomic DNA includes:
- the ECHDC2 gene encoding enoyl-CoA hydratase domain-containing protein 2, mitochondrial, translating to MLRLGRAAAGCRALTAPHPRGVGGHSKRSSSGGKEILVNVHGGESSGIAEILMNRAHARNSLGRVLVNELFRVLESLRCDERIRVVVFKSEVKGVFCAGADLKERAQMNDTEVGHFVHRLRSLMDEIAALPMPTIAAIEGYALGGGLELALACDLRIAASSAKMGLIETTRGLLPGAGGTQRLPRCIGIGLAKELIFTGRQINGQEALSIGLVNHTVPQNDEGDAAYQRALTLAKEILPQAPIAVKMGKLAINRGIEVDIASGMAIEGMCYAQNIPTRDRQEGMAAFREKRPPQFIGE from the exons ATGCTTCGGCTGGggagagctgcagctgggtgcaGGGCGCTCACCGCGCCGCACCCCCGAGGGGTCGGCGGCCACAGCAAGAGATCCTCGTCTGGGGGGAAGGAGATCCTGGTCAATGTGCACGGCGGGGAAAGCAGCG GAATTGCTGAAATCCTGATGAACAGAGCCCATGCCAGAAATTCACTGGGAAGAGTACTTGTTAATGAA CTATTCAGAGTTCTGGAAAGTCTCCGTTGTGATGAAAGGATCCGCGTGGTAGTGTTTAAAAGTGAAGTCAAAGGCGTGTTTTGTGCAG GCGCTGACTTAAAGGAGCGTGCCCAAATGAATGATACAGAGGTTGGACACTTTGTTCACAGGCTGAGAAGTTTAATGGATGAAATTG CTGCACTGCCTATGCCCACAATAGCTGCAATAGAAGGCTATGCATTGGGTGGGGGATTGGAATTGGCATTAGCGTGTGATCTTCGAATAGCAG cttCATCAGCTAAAATGGGCTTGATTGAGACCACCAGAGGACTTCTTCCAGGTGCAG GTGGAACCCAACGCCTGCCCCGCTGTATTGGAATAGGTCTTGCTAAGgaactcattttcactggcagaCAGATTAATGGACAAGAAGCACTCTCAATAGGATTAGTAAACCACACAGTGCCACAGAATGATGAAGGGGATGCCGCTTACCAGAGAGCATTAACCTTGGCTAAAGAAATTCTCCCTCAG gctcCCATCGCTGTGAAAATGGGTAAACTGGCAATAAACAGAGGGATAGAG GTGGATATTGCATCGGGGATGGCTATTGAGGGAATGTGTTATGCACAG AATATTCCTACAAGAGACCGCCAAGAAGGGATGGCTGCCTTCAGAGAGAAACGTCCACCCCAGTTTATTGGGGAATAG